From one Halosimplex rubrum genomic stretch:
- the cdd gene encoding cytidine deaminase, which produces MTDLLERAREAREAAYAPYSEYAVGAALRTADGSVYTGCNIENANYSNSLHAEEVALGSAVRDGHREFDRLAVSSAAEDGVTPCGMCRQSLAEFCEASFVVVCEGPDDPVEYELGELLPEAISREMVVDE; this is translated from the coding sequence ATGACAGACTTGCTCGAACGCGCACGGGAGGCCCGCGAGGCCGCCTACGCGCCCTACTCCGAGTACGCGGTCGGCGCGGCGCTTCGGACCGCCGACGGGAGCGTCTACACGGGCTGTAACATCGAGAACGCCAACTACAGCAACAGCCTCCACGCCGAGGAGGTCGCGCTCGGGTCGGCCGTCCGCGACGGCCACCGCGAGTTCGACCGGTTGGCCGTCTCCTCGGCCGCCGAGGACGGCGTCACGCCCTGCGGGATGTGCCGCCAGTCGCTCGCGGAGTTCTGCGAGGCGTCGTTCGTCGTCGTCTGCGAGGGGCCCGACGACCCCGTCGAGTACGAACTCGGCGAGTTGCTGCCGGAGGCGATCTCCCGGGAGATGGTCGTCGATGAGTGA
- a CDS encoding NAD(P)/FAD-dependent oxidoreductase, which translates to MSDNVVVLGSGYAGAGAVKSLESHLDGRANVTWISDVDYHLVLHESHRCIRDPSVREKVTIPVEEVKSPSTTFRQATVDGVDTDDRVVELEDGSDVSYDYLLVGIGSRTAFFGIDGLREHAHTLKSLDDALSIHDAVSEAAAAATRDDPATVVVGGAGLSGIQTAGEIAEYRDDYGASIDIELVEGLDRVLPNSDPELQGALRKRLEAADVNIHTGEFIGEVDEETVYIGDDTEMDYDVLIWTGGITGREAVADANLDKDDRSNRIFSEMTFETDDDRVFAIGDAAIVDQPGDDPAPPTAQAAWQAAEVAGENLARRVKGQPLTEWTYDDKGTVVSVGEEAVAHDVKFLPISTFGGVPAELLKKGIAARWIADVSSIGNALDAWPDM; encoded by the coding sequence ATGAGCGACAACGTCGTCGTGCTCGGGTCCGGATACGCGGGCGCGGGTGCGGTCAAGAGTCTCGAATCCCATCTCGACGGTCGGGCCAACGTCACCTGGATCTCCGACGTGGACTACCACCTCGTCCTCCACGAGTCCCACCGCTGCATTCGGGACCCCAGCGTCCGCGAGAAGGTCACGATCCCCGTCGAGGAGGTCAAATCCCCCTCGACGACCTTCCGCCAGGCCACCGTCGACGGCGTCGACACCGACGACCGCGTCGTCGAACTCGAAGACGGGTCGGACGTGTCCTACGACTACCTGCTCGTCGGCATCGGCTCGCGCACCGCCTTCTTCGGCATCGACGGCCTCCGCGAGCACGCCCACACGCTCAAGAGCCTCGACGACGCCCTCTCGATCCACGACGCGGTCTCGGAGGCCGCCGCGGCCGCGACCCGGGACGACCCCGCCACCGTGGTCGTCGGCGGTGCGGGCCTCTCGGGCATCCAGACCGCCGGCGAGATCGCCGAGTACCGCGACGACTACGGCGCCAGCATCGACATCGAACTCGTCGAGGGGCTCGACCGTGTGCTCCCCAACAGCGACCCCGAACTCCAGGGCGCGCTCCGCAAGCGCCTCGAAGCGGCCGACGTGAACATCCACACCGGCGAGTTCATCGGCGAGGTGGACGAGGAGACCGTCTACATCGGCGACGACACCGAGATGGACTACGACGTGCTGATCTGGACCGGCGGCATCACCGGCCGCGAAGCGGTCGCCGACGCGAACCTCGACAAGGACGACCGCTCGAACCGCATCTTCTCCGAGATGACCTTCGAGACCGACGACGACCGCGTGTTCGCTATCGGCGACGCCGCCATCGTCGACCAGCCCGGCGACGACCCCGCGCCGCCGACCGCCCAGGCCGCCTGGCAGGCCGCCGAGGTCGCCGGCGAGAACCTCGCCCGGCGCGTCAAGGGCCAGCCGCTCACCGAGTGGACCTACGACGACAAGGGCACCGTCGTCTCCGTCGGCGAGGAGGCCGTCGCCCACGACGTGAAGTTCCTCCCCATCTCCACCTTCGGCGGCGTGCCCGCCGAACTCCTCAAGAAGGGCATCGCCGCCCGCTGGATCGCCGACGTCTCCTCTATCGGCAACGCGCTCGACGCCTGGCCCGACATGTAG
- a CDS encoding alpha/beta fold hydrolase has product MSVPTQIPEDWERGSVEANGIELHYCRTGGSGPPVVVSHGFTDDGYCRLDLARELADDFDVVLYDARGHGRSDAPDGEYGPSERAADLLGLLDALALEDPILFGHSMGADTVTMAAADSPDRSRAVVLEDPVWILDGVNDDLIEGDPGDGIEEQIAWWRDHSVEELLEADPMFNDLAERGQPDLARRVAEARHRLRPEIGRVSDAEFVDPTEAYGDITAPTLILKADADEAEREREREIAAFLPDGRLEHVDGAGHCVLWDERERATEELRAFLETV; this is encoded by the coding sequence ATGAGTGTCCCAACGCAGATCCCAGAGGACTGGGAACGGGGATCCGTCGAAGCGAACGGGATCGAGTTGCACTACTGTCGCACCGGGGGCTCGGGGCCGCCCGTCGTCGTCTCCCACGGCTTCACCGACGACGGGTACTGTCGGCTCGACCTCGCCCGCGAACTCGCGGACGATTTCGACGTCGTGCTGTACGACGCTCGCGGGCACGGCCGGTCCGACGCCCCCGACGGGGAGTACGGTCCGTCCGAGCGGGCGGCGGACCTGCTCGGACTGCTCGACGCCCTCGCGCTCGAGGACCCGATCCTGTTCGGCCACTCTATGGGCGCAGACACGGTCACGATGGCCGCGGCCGACAGCCCGGACCGATCGCGAGCAGTCGTCCTCGAAGACCCCGTCTGGATACTCGACGGGGTCAACGACGACCTGATCGAGGGGGACCCGGGCGACGGTATCGAGGAGCAGATCGCGTGGTGGCGCGACCACAGCGTCGAGGAACTCCTCGAAGCGGATCCGATGTTCAACGACCTCGCCGAGCGCGGACAGCCCGACCTCGCGCGCCGGGTGGCCGAAGCCAGACATCGGCTTCGGCCCGAGATCGGCCGCGTGTCCGATGCCGAGTTCGTCGACCCGACCGAGGCGTACGGCGACATCACGGCGCCGACGCTGATCCTGAAAGCCGACGCGGACGAGGCGGAACGCGAGCGGGAACGGGAGATCGCCGCCTTCCTCCCGGACGGACGACTGGAGCACGTCGATGGCGCCGGCCACTGCGTCCTCTGGGACGAGCGCGAGCGCGCGACCGAGGAGCTCCGGGCGTTCCTCGAAACGGTTTGA
- a CDS encoding nucleoside phosphorylase: MSDEDSAVEGDPDTPASEDPNDDEQYHLEVSAGDVADSVLLPGNPERVEKITDGWDASEVVAEHREYRTATGSYDDTPISVTSTGIGSPSAAIAVEELARVGVDTLLRVGSCGAIREEASVGDLVITAGAVRQEGTSDEYVREDYPASADDRVVGALVTAAERLGYDYHVGVTASTDSFYAGQGRPGFRGFEAAGSGDLVENLREANVLNFEMEAAAILTLANLYGLRAGAVCTVYANRVTGEFRTEGERKAAKVASEAVSILAEMDDAAEAAGVDRWHPGLGLGG; the protein is encoded by the coding sequence ATGAGTGACGAGGACTCGGCGGTCGAGGGGGATCCGGACACCCCCGCCAGCGAGGACCCCAACGACGACGAACAGTACCACCTCGAAGTCTCTGCCGGCGACGTGGCCGACAGCGTCCTCCTGCCCGGCAACCCCGAGCGCGTCGAGAAGATCACCGACGGCTGGGACGCTTCGGAAGTCGTGGCCGAACACCGCGAGTACCGCACCGCCACCGGGAGCTACGACGACACCCCGATCTCGGTCACGTCGACGGGGATCGGCTCGCCGTCGGCGGCCATCGCCGTCGAGGAGCTCGCCCGCGTCGGCGTCGACACGCTCCTCCGCGTGGGGTCCTGTGGCGCCATCCGCGAGGAGGCGTCGGTCGGCGACCTGGTCATCACCGCCGGCGCGGTCCGCCAGGAGGGCACCAGCGACGAGTACGTCCGCGAGGACTACCCCGCGAGCGCCGACGACCGCGTCGTGGGCGCGCTCGTGACCGCCGCCGAGCGGCTGGGCTACGACTACCACGTCGGGGTCACGGCCAGCACGGACAGCTTCTACGCCGGCCAGGGTCGCCCCGGGTTTCGCGGCTTCGAGGCCGCCGGCAGCGGCGACCTCGTGGAGAACCTGCGCGAGGCGAACGTTCTGAACTTCGAGATGGAAGCGGCCGCCATCCTGACGCTCGCGAACCTCTACGGGCTCCGTGCGGGCGCGGTCTGTACCGTCTACGCCAACCGCGTCACCGGCGAGTTCCGTACCGAGGGAGAACGGAAGGCCGCGAAGGTCGCCAGCGAGGCGGTCTCGATCCTCGCCGAGATGGACGACGCGGCCGAGGCCGCCGGCGTCGACCGGTGGCATCCCGGGCTCGGACTGGGCGGGTGA
- a CDS encoding hemolysin family protein, with translation MVDLLFSTGRLLAALLLVALNGFFVASEFAYVRVRSSAVDQMVAEGRTGAELLRNALDNLDDYLAVTQLGITLASLSLGWIGEPAIAALIDPVLGAAFPNAPVHLIAVGIGFSIITFLHVVFGELAPKTIAIARAEQIALFVSPPMKFFYYIFVPGLIVLNGTANYFTRMIGVPPASETEETLSEEEILTVLSRSGTKGHVDASEVEMIERVFELDDLSVREVMVPRPDVTTVPADATLAELRETVLDAGHTRYPVLDADDPDQVVGFVDVKDVLRAEETMTDDVTAADLAREMPLIPETGAVDDLLAEFQAEQRQMAAVIDEWGSFEGLATVEDVVEQVVGDLRDDFDVADREPSVDERADGAFVIDGGVVLTEAEDALDTEFDTDDVGTVGGLVLDRLGRAPEVGDEVTVDGYRFTVEAVDGARIDEVAARAVEGSEDTDETDAGDADGRDSSTAEDAGE, from the coding sequence ATGGTAGATCTGTTGTTCTCGACGGGCCGGCTCCTCGCCGCGCTCTTGCTGGTGGCGCTCAACGGCTTTTTCGTCGCGTCGGAGTTCGCCTACGTCCGCGTCCGGTCGAGCGCGGTCGACCAGATGGTCGCGGAGGGGCGGACCGGCGCGGAGCTGTTGCGGAACGCCCTCGACAACCTCGACGACTACCTCGCGGTGACGCAACTGGGTATCACGCTCGCGTCGCTCTCGCTCGGCTGGATCGGCGAACCGGCCATCGCGGCGCTGATCGACCCGGTCCTGGGCGCCGCGTTCCCCAACGCGCCCGTCCATCTCATCGCCGTCGGGATCGGGTTCTCGATCATCACGTTCCTCCACGTCGTGTTCGGAGAGCTCGCGCCGAAGACCATCGCCATCGCGCGGGCCGAGCAGATCGCCCTGTTCGTCTCCCCGCCGATGAAGTTCTTCTACTACATCTTCGTCCCGGGACTGATCGTCCTCAACGGGACGGCGAACTACTTCACGCGCATGATCGGCGTCCCGCCCGCCTCCGAGACCGAGGAGACCCTCTCCGAGGAGGAGATCCTGACGGTTCTCTCGCGGTCGGGGACGAAGGGCCACGTCGACGCCTCGGAGGTCGAGATGATCGAGCGCGTGTTCGAACTCGACGACCTCTCGGTCAGGGAGGTGATGGTCCCGCGGCCGGACGTGACGACGGTCCCCGCCGACGCCACGCTGGCCGAACTTCGCGAGACCGTCCTCGACGCCGGCCACACGCGGTACCCGGTGCTCGACGCCGACGACCCGGACCAGGTGGTCGGCTTCGTCGACGTGAAGGACGTACTCCGCGCCGAGGAGACGATGACCGACGACGTGACCGCCGCCGACCTCGCCCGGGAGATGCCGCTGATCCCCGAGACCGGGGCGGTCGACGACCTGCTCGCCGAGTTCCAGGCCGAGCAGCGACAGATGGCCGCCGTCATCGACGAGTGGGGCTCCTTCGAGGGGCTCGCGACCGTCGAGGACGTGGTCGAGCAGGTCGTCGGCGACCTGCGGGACGACTTCGACGTGGCCGACCGCGAGCCGTCGGTCGACGAGCGGGCCGACGGCGCCTTCGTCATCGACGGCGGCGTCGTCCTCACCGAGGCCGAGGACGCCCTCGACACCGAGTTCGACACCGACGACGTGGGCACGGTCGGCGGGCTCGTCCTCGACAGGCTCGGCCGCGCCCCGGAGGTCGGCGACGAGGTGACCGTCGACGGCTACCGGTTCACCGTCGAGGCCGTCGACGGCGCCCGGATCGACGAGGTGGCGGCCCGAGCGGTCGAGGGGAGCGAGGACACCGACGAGACCGACGCCGGGGACGCCGACGGCCGCGACTCGTCGACGGCCGAAGACGCCGGTGAGTGA
- a CDS encoding phosphohexomutase domain-containing protein, which yields MELFGTAGIRGDVQSRVTPALARAVGRAAGTDGDSFVVGRDGRTTGEGLAAAVEAGLLSAGADVTRVGQVPTPALAYAAQRSRGVMVTASHNPPTDNGLKLFADGEEYGDDAEARIERRVADEPEPVAWDEWGSSERADVLGAYRDAVAEFARGHGEPLDGLSVAVDCGNGMASLVTPQVLRDLGADVTAIHANVDGHFPGRESKPTPESLRDLRSYLAEGDANLGIGHDGDADRIVVVDASGEVVHEDTIVAVLAEHYTVESDAADPVVVTTPNASARIDERVRAGGGRVERVRLGALHEGIAAARAAGDEDTEVVFAAEPWKHVHTALGGWIDGVASAAVLARLVAGPGLAVLRDPVTERPYRKVSVECPDDAKERAMALVEERLPAEFPDASVDTEYGVRLELPDGSWTLVRPSGTEPYVRVYAESEDVSELVDAVTTVVRGAVADADA from the coding sequence CGCCGGCACTGGCGCGGGCCGTCGGGCGAGCGGCGGGGACGGACGGCGACTCGTTCGTCGTCGGCCGCGACGGGCGAACGACCGGCGAAGGGCTGGCGGCGGCCGTCGAGGCCGGCCTCCTCAGCGCCGGCGCCGACGTGACCAGGGTCGGGCAGGTGCCGACGCCGGCGCTGGCCTACGCCGCCCAGCGGAGCCGCGGCGTGATGGTCACGGCCAGTCACAACCCGCCGACGGACAACGGGCTCAAGCTCTTCGCCGACGGGGAGGAGTACGGCGACGACGCCGAGGCGCGGATCGAACGCCGCGTCGCCGACGAGCCCGAGCCCGTCGCGTGGGACGAGTGGGGGTCGAGCGAACGCGCCGACGTACTCGGCGCGTACCGCGACGCGGTCGCCGAGTTCGCCCGCGGGCACGGCGAACCGCTCGACGGCCTCTCCGTCGCGGTCGACTGCGGCAACGGGATGGCGAGCCTCGTGACGCCGCAGGTCCTCCGGGACCTGGGCGCCGACGTGACGGCGATCCACGCGAACGTCGACGGTCACTTCCCCGGCCGCGAGAGCAAACCCACGCCCGAGAGCCTGCGCGACCTGCGCTCGTATCTCGCGGAGGGCGACGCGAACCTGGGGATCGGCCACGACGGCGACGCCGACCGGATCGTCGTCGTCGACGCGAGCGGCGAGGTCGTCCACGAGGACACGATCGTCGCCGTCCTGGCCGAGCACTACACCGTCGAGAGCGACGCGGCCGACCCCGTCGTCGTCACGACGCCCAACGCCTCCGCCCGCATCGACGAGCGGGTCCGCGCCGGCGGCGGCCGCGTCGAACGGGTCCGCCTCGGCGCCCTCCACGAGGGGATCGCCGCCGCCCGCGCGGCCGGCGACGAGGACACCGAGGTCGTCTTCGCCGCCGAACCGTGGAAACACGTCCACACAGCCCTGGGCGGCTGGATCGACGGCGTCGCGAGCGCCGCGGTGCTCGCCCGCCTCGTCGCCGGCCCCGGCCTCGCCGTGTTGCGCGACCCGGTGACCGAACGGCCCTACCGGAAGGTCAGCGTCGAGTGCCCGGACGACGCCAAGGAGCGCGCGATGGCACTGGTCGAGGAGCGACTCCCCGCCGAGTTCCCGGACGCGAGCGTCGATACGGAGTACGGCGTGCGCCTCGAACTGCCTGACGGCTCGTGGACGCTCGTCCGCCCGAGCGGGACCGAACCGTACGTCCGCGTCTACGCCGAGAGCGAGGACGTGAGCGAACTGGTCGACGCGGTGACGACCGTCGTCCGCGGGGCCGTCGCCGACGCCGATGCCTGA
- a CDS encoding methyl-accepting chemotaxis protein: MPAEGAAEPAAANRGLRSSIRTFVQYIPSGDTIPDEAWRRRHRNILLVVLAHVPFLFLLGVFEGTETTFSGATIPSIPLWTVLLELGLLVGLVAVASRSRLPRRVRTALGTVSLLTASIVLVQFSGGFIEAHFHFFVAMAVVAVYEDWFPFALGIGKVVLTHGVFGMINPSRVYNHEAAIANPWAWGLIHGVFVLALATALMSHWYSTERSREEAQERLREAEEKTRQVTDLEEKQAEIEEAKAEAEAAQERAEERRREVERLNDHLETKADDYSATMSRAADGALHVRLDAESESEAMTRIAEAFNEMIGETESAMAEIQTFAAEVADASEEADASAGEIKRASEAVSASVREISDGASDQSDKLEAVSGEMSDLSATVEEVAASAQTVAETSRETAEIAEDGETTARTAIENTRESRTAIDETADRVEALDDRMAEIGEIVDLIGDIAEQTNMLALNANIEAARASGGGAGGDGFAVVADEVKQLAEETRESATEIEQLIGETQEQTTATVEEARRAERHMQESVEVVDEVVDAFAQVAENAEETDRGIREISATTDDQAASTETAVSKVEEVAEIGRSTAAESEQASAAAREQAASVSQVSTNLGALNDRAERLQSLLRSFEVDEAGAGRPGSGTAGALAVEDGGRPE, translated from the coding sequence ATGCCAGCCGAGGGAGCCGCCGAACCAGCCGCAGCGAACCGGGGGCTGCGGTCCAGTATCCGAACCTTCGTCCAGTACATCCCGAGCGGGGACACGATTCCCGACGAGGCGTGGCGGCGGCGCCACCGTAACATCCTCCTCGTCGTGCTCGCCCACGTCCCGTTCCTGTTCCTGCTGGGGGTCTTCGAGGGGACCGAGACGACGTTCTCGGGGGCGACCATCCCGTCGATCCCCCTGTGGACCGTCCTGTTGGAACTCGGCCTGCTGGTCGGGCTGGTCGCCGTTGCGAGCCGCTCCCGGCTGCCTCGACGGGTTCGCACCGCGCTCGGCACGGTCAGCCTGTTGACGGCGTCGATCGTCCTCGTCCAGTTCTCCGGCGGCTTCATCGAGGCGCACTTTCACTTCTTCGTCGCGATGGCGGTGGTCGCGGTCTACGAGGACTGGTTCCCGTTCGCGCTCGGGATCGGCAAGGTGGTCCTCACCCACGGCGTCTTCGGGATGATCAATCCCAGCCGGGTGTACAACCACGAGGCCGCGATCGCGAATCCGTGGGCCTGGGGGCTCATCCACGGCGTGTTCGTCCTCGCGCTGGCCACAGCGCTGATGTCGCACTGGTACTCGACGGAGCGCTCCCGCGAGGAGGCCCAAGAGCGGCTCCGGGAGGCCGAGGAGAAGACCCGGCAGGTAACGGACCTGGAGGAGAAGCAGGCCGAGATCGAGGAGGCGAAGGCCGAGGCCGAGGCGGCCCAGGAGCGCGCCGAGGAGCGCCGCCGGGAGGTCGAGCGGTTGAACGACCACCTCGAAACGAAGGCCGACGACTACAGCGCGACGATGTCGCGGGCCGCGGACGGGGCGCTGCACGTCCGACTGGACGCCGAGAGCGAGAGCGAAGCGATGACGCGGATCGCCGAGGCGTTCAACGAGATGATCGGGGAGACGGAGTCGGCGATGGCGGAGATCCAGACCTTCGCCGCCGAGGTCGCCGACGCCAGCGAGGAGGCCGACGCGAGCGCCGGTGAGATCAAACGGGCCAGCGAGGCGGTGAGCGCGTCGGTCCGGGAGATCTCGGACGGTGCGAGCGACCAGTCCGACAAGCTCGAGGCGGTCTCCGGGGAGATGAGCGACCTGTCTGCGACGGTCGAAGAGGTTGCGGCGTCGGCGCAGACGGTCGCCGAGACCTCCCGTGAGACCGCCGAGATCGCCGAGGACGGGGAGACGACCGCGCGGACGGCCATCGAGAACACTCGCGAGAGCCGAACGGCGATCGACGAGACGGCCGACCGCGTGGAAGCGCTCGACGACCGGATGGCCGAGATCGGCGAGATCGTCGACCTCATCGGCGACATCGCGGAGCAGACGAACATGCTGGCGCTGAACGCCAACATCGAGGCCGCCCGCGCGAGCGGCGGCGGCGCGGGCGGGGACGGGTTCGCGGTCGTCGCGGACGAGGTCAAACAGCTGGCCGAGGAGACCCGGGAGTCGGCGACGGAGATCGAACAGCTCATCGGGGAGACCCAGGAGCAGACGACGGCGACGGTCGAGGAGGCGCGCCGTGCCGAGCGTCACATGCAGGAGAGCGTCGAGGTGGTCGACGAAGTCGTCGACGCCTTCGCGCAGGTCGCCGAGAACGCCGAGGAGACCGACCGCGGCATCCGGGAGATCAGCGCGACGACGGACGACCAGGCCGCGAGCACCGAGACCGCGGTGTCGAAGGTCGAGGAGGTGGCCGAGATCGGTCGGTCGACCGCGGCGGAGAGCGAGCAGGCGTCGGCGGCCGCCCGGGAGCAGGCGGCCTCCGTCTCGCAGGTCAGTACGAACCTCGGAGCGCTGAACGACCGCGCCGAACGCCTGCAGTCGCTGCTGCGGAGCTTCGAGGTCGACGAAGCCGGGGCGGGTCGGCCGGGGAGCGGGACGGCGGGCGCGCTCGCCGTCGAGGACGGCGGCCGACCCGAGTGA
- a CDS encoding glycoside hydrolase family 43 protein, whose product MRYENPILPGFHPDPTICRVDGTFYLATSSFEYFPGVPLYRSRNLVDWDPIGHAFTRDSQLALEAVGSSGGVFAPTLRHHDGTFYLVTTNVNGDGHVVVTADDPTEEWSDPTVVDAPGFDPDLFFEGDTCYFTYHDEDTENPIRQAEIDVETGELGESRTIWTGFRDPHVEAPHIYERDGTYHLLLAEGGTHAGHMVVSARADDPTGPYEGCPDNPVLTHWGRPRADIRAVGHADLVADDSGNWWLVCLGIRQRGPWPRYHHLGRETFLAPVTWEDGWPVVNDGNPIRAETSGPLPGERRAEPNSIEHTETEFADGLGVEWQFRRNPDRDRYRTGADGLRLRGGPETLDEPGSTFVGRRQTAFDCRAETTLSFDPADGEEAGLAVVANERHHYQLGVTRRDGRREAIVRLRIGDATDVVGRTPVGASTDLAVVADTDDYRFVVDGDELASAATRYLSTEVATGFTGVFLGPYATGHGTTCEADAVVERFVYES is encoded by the coding sequence ATGCGGTACGAGAACCCGATACTGCCGGGATTTCATCCCGACCCGACGATCTGCCGGGTCGACGGCACCTTCTACCTCGCGACGAGTTCGTTCGAGTACTTCCCCGGGGTTCCGCTGTATCGAAGCAGGAACCTCGTCGACTGGGACCCCATCGGACACGCGTTCACCCGCGATTCCCAGCTCGCTCTGGAAGCGGTCGGCTCGTCCGGTGGGGTCTTCGCACCGACGCTCCGTCACCACGACGGGACCTTCTACCTCGTCACCACGAACGTCAACGGCGACGGCCACGTCGTCGTCACCGCCGACGACCCGACGGAGGAGTGGTCCGACCCGACGGTGGTGGACGCGCCGGGGTTCGACCCCGACCTGTTCTTCGAGGGCGACACCTGCTATTTCACCTACCACGACGAGGACACCGAGAACCCGATCCGACAGGCCGAGATCGACGTCGAGACCGGCGAACTCGGCGAGTCGCGGACGATCTGGACGGGATTCCGCGATCCCCACGTCGAGGCCCCGCACATCTACGAACGGGACGGAACGTATCACCTGCTGCTCGCGGAAGGGGGGACCCACGCGGGGCACATGGTCGTCTCTGCACGCGCCGACGACCCCACGGGCCCCTACGAAGGGTGTCCGGACAACCCCGTTCTCACTCACTGGGGGCGTCCACGGGCCGATATCCGCGCGGTCGGCCACGCCGACCTCGTAGCGGACGACAGCGGGAACTGGTGGCTCGTCTGCCTCGGCATCCGCCAGCGCGGACCGTGGCCGCGGTATCACCACCTCGGCCGTGAGACGTTCCTGGCTCCCGTCACCTGGGAGGACGGCTGGCCGGTGGTCAACGACGGGAACCCGATCCGGGCCGAGACGAGCGGTCCGCTCCCCGGCGAGCGCCGGGCGGAACCGAACTCGATCGAACACACCGAGACCGAGTTCGCGGACGGGCTGGGCGTCGAGTGGCAGTTCCGCCGCAACCCCGACCGCGACCGCTATCGGACGGGCGCGGACGGGCTCCGTCTCCGCGGGGGTCCGGAGACCCTCGACGAACCCGGGTCGACTTTCGTCGGCCGGCGACAGACCGCCTTCGACTGCCGGGCCGAGACGACGCTGTCGTTCGACCCGGCTGACGGCGAGGAGGCCGGCCTCGCGGTGGTCGCCAACGAACGCCACCACTACCAACTCGGCGTGACCCGTCGGGACGGCCGGCGAGAAGCCATCGTCCGCCTTCGGATCGGCGACGCGACGGACGTGGTCGGGCGGACTCCGGTCGGGGCGTCGACCGACCTGGCCGTCGTGGCAGACACCGACGACTACCGCTTCGTCGTCGACGGCGACGAACTCGCGTCGGCGGCGACTCGCTACCTCTCGACGGAGGTCGCCACCGGGTTCACGGGCGTCTTCCTCGGCCCCTACGCCACCGGGCACGGGACCACGTGCGAGGCGGACGCGGTCGTCGAGCGCTTCGTCTACGAGTCCTGA
- a CDS encoding HTH domain-containing protein, which yields MSSIELTPSQKNILQELVNLYRESESAVKGEDIAEKVDRNPGTIRNQMQSLKALQLVEGVPGPKGGYKPTATAYDALQIQDMDQAADVPLAHNGSDIPDANVEEIDLTSVHHPEECRAEIKLQGSIADFHEGDTITVGPTPLSKLQIIGTLEGKDDTNNKLILTIDDMRAPAGEPEH from the coding sequence ATGTCATCAATCGAACTGACGCCCAGCCAGAAAAACATCCTGCAGGAGCTCGTCAATCTCTATCGGGAGTCCGAGAGCGCGGTGAAAGGGGAAGACATCGCCGAGAAGGTCGACCGGAACCCGGGCACGATCCGCAACCAGATGCAGAGTCTCAAGGCCCTCCAGCTGGTCGAAGGCGTCCCCGGTCCGAAGGGCGGCTACAAGCCGACGGCCACCGCCTACGACGCCCTCCAGATCCAGGACATGGACCAGGCCGCGGACGTGCCCCTCGCCCACAACGGCAGCGACATCCCCGACGCCAACGTCGAGGAGATCGACCTCACCAGCGTCCACCACCCCGAGGAGTGTCGCGCCGAGATCAAGCTTCAGGGGTCGATCGCCGACTTCCACGAGGGCGACACCATCACCGTCGGCCCGACGCCGCTCTCGAAGCTCCAGATCATCGGCACGCTCGAGGGCAAAGACGACACGAACAACAAGCTGATCCTCACGATCGACGACATGCGCGCGCCGGCCGGCGAACCCGAACACTGA